One genomic segment of Bradyrhizobium diazoefficiens includes these proteins:
- a CDS encoding DUF1236 domain-containing protein, giving the protein MKKLMLTCAAAALISTGAMAQSTVVTTTGTSHAAAVQIEPEYRTKIRSYVTEHKIRPVESREKIVVGSPVPREVELESVPAEWGPSLTKYRYVYSGERVMLVDPSTRTVVQEVE; this is encoded by the coding sequence ATGAAGAAGCTGATGCTGACGTGCGCGGCCGCTGCGCTGATCTCGACGGGCGCGATGGCGCAGTCCACGGTCGTCACGACCACCGGCACGAGCCACGCCGCCGCCGTGCAGATCGAGCCCGAATACCGCACCAAGATCCGCAGCTACGTGACCGAACACAAGATCCGTCCGGTAGAGAGCCGCGAGAAGATCGTGGTCGGCTCGCCCGTGCCGCGCGAGGTCGAGCTCGAGTCCGTGCCGGCCGAATGGGGTCCTTCTCTCACGAAGTATCGCTACGTCTACTCCGGCGAGCGCGTGATGTTGGTCGACCCATCGACGCGCACCGTGGTCCAAGAGGTGGAGTAA
- a CDS encoding PRC-barrel domain-containing protein, with translation MKRSFAIGSLLAATLVTGAFAATTVLTAAPTESWTITNYYKQAVYDPKESKIGDIDDVLVDKSGKITGLVIGVGGFLGAGEKDVIVPFTAVKTAKKNDKWWLTLDETKDALKGAPGFKYDRASTTWVPEKK, from the coding sequence ATGAAGAGATCTTTCGCTATCGGATCCTTGCTGGCGGCGACCCTAGTCACCGGTGCTTTTGCCGCGACAACCGTTCTCACCGCGGCGCCGACGGAAAGCTGGACGATCACGAACTACTACAAGCAGGCCGTCTACGATCCGAAGGAAAGCAAGATCGGCGATATCGATGACGTTCTCGTCGACAAATCCGGCAAGATCACCGGCCTTGTGATCGGCGTCGGCGGGTTTCTCGGCGCTGGCGAGAAGGATGTCATCGTCCCCTTTACCGCGGTCAAGACCGCCAAGAAGAACGACAAGTGGTGGTTGACCCTGGACGAGACCAAGGACGCCCTGAAGGGCGCTCCGGGCTTCAAATACGACCGCGCCAGCACCACTTGGGTGCCCGAGAAGAAGTAG
- a CDS encoding extracellular catalytic domain type 1 short-chain-length polyhydroxyalkanoate depolymerase, with the protein MLNRNRVQEATRLTRAGKLVEATALLQRMLQGESAAEPFARTGPPAPARPEPPTIEVKADVIGEKERHQTTRAASAQPRARPAPFDNMREFAGLGLRGPMLRAPPSSSDIAPDGTQFIAGTFGNAAGVRGYKLFVPSRYRREPLPLVVMLHGCTQSADDFAAGTRMNFLAEERKCFVVYPEQPSGANQSKCWNWFRGGDQQRDGGEPSLIAGITRQIMRDYPVDPKRVYVAGMSAGGAAAAIMAATHPDLYAAVGIHSGLVCGAASDLPSALVAMRQGARSTLSHGGPQVPTIVFHGDRDTTVHPNNGDRIAEQAGNASDLKAKVIAGKVPHGHAYTRTILIDVSGRAVSEHWNVHGAGHAWSGGSPAGTYTDPSGPDATREMLRFFLEQSLPT; encoded by the coding sequence ATGCTGAATCGAAACAGGGTCCAGGAGGCCACGCGTCTCACGCGCGCGGGCAAGTTGGTCGAGGCCACTGCGCTTCTGCAGCGCATGCTCCAGGGTGAAAGTGCCGCAGAACCGTTTGCTCGCACGGGCCCTCCCGCGCCAGCGCGGCCGGAGCCGCCGACCATCGAGGTGAAGGCCGACGTGATTGGGGAGAAGGAAAGGCACCAAACCACGCGCGCCGCTTCCGCGCAGCCGCGCGCACGCCCCGCCCCTTTTGACAACATGCGAGAGTTCGCCGGCCTCGGTCTGCGAGGCCCGATGTTGCGCGCTCCTCCCTCCTCATCGGATATCGCGCCCGACGGGACGCAATTCATTGCCGGCACATTCGGCAACGCGGCCGGAGTTCGAGGCTACAAGCTCTTCGTCCCGAGCCGCTATCGACGAGAGCCCCTTCCCCTCGTGGTCATGCTTCACGGCTGCACCCAGTCGGCGGACGATTTCGCGGCCGGCACCCGCATGAATTTCCTGGCCGAAGAACGGAAGTGCTTCGTGGTGTATCCGGAGCAGCCGAGCGGAGCCAATCAGTCGAAGTGCTGGAATTGGTTTCGTGGCGGCGACCAGCAACGGGACGGCGGCGAGCCTTCCCTGATCGCTGGCATCACCCGCCAAATCATGCGGGATTACCCGGTCGACCCAAAGCGTGTGTACGTCGCCGGGATGTCGGCCGGCGGCGCGGCGGCTGCCATCATGGCTGCGACGCACCCCGACCTCTACGCCGCCGTTGGCATCCATTCGGGCTTGGTTTGCGGAGCCGCCAGTGATCTTCCCTCCGCTCTTGTGGCCATGCGGCAGGGAGCCCGCTCTACGCTTTCCCATGGTGGACCGCAGGTGCCGACCATCGTTTTCCATGGCGACCGAGACACAACGGTGCATCCGAACAACGGCGACCGTATCGCCGAACAGGCGGGTAATGCGTCGGATCTGAAGGCGAAGGTCATCGCTGGAAAAGTGCCACACGGGCACGCGTATACCCGCACCATTTTGATCGACGTGAGCGGGCGCGCCGTCTCCGAGCACTGGAATGTTCACGGCGCAGGCCACGCTTGGTCGGGAGGTAGTCCGGCGGGGACCTACACCGATCCGAGTGGGCCGGATGCGACCAGGGAGATGCTTCGCTTCTTTCTCGAGCAATCGCTCCCGACTTAG
- a CDS encoding CopG family transcriptional regulator, producing MTDNVRDLRPKISDTEKITINLGYVDLGHVDLMVQEGFYSNRTDFIRTAIRNQLERHADVLKQSTARQSLDLGLRNFTRRDLEAAQRAGEMLHINVLGLATIAQDVTPDLARATIASVSVLGALHATPAVKAALADRTR from the coding sequence ATGACTGACAACGTTCGCGACCTACGCCCCAAGATTTCGGATACCGAGAAAATCACGATCAACCTTGGTTACGTCGACCTCGGTCACGTCGATCTGATGGTGCAGGAAGGGTTCTATTCGAACCGCACCGATTTCATCCGGACGGCCATCCGCAATCAGCTCGAGCGGCATGCGGATGTTCTCAAGCAGTCGACGGCCAGACAAAGCTTGGACCTCGGGCTGCGCAACTTCACCCGCCGGGATCTCGAAGCGGCGCAGCGCGCCGGCGAGATGCTGCACATCAATGTCCTCGGCTTGGCGACCATCGCCCAGGACGTCACGCCCGATCTGGCACGCGCCACGATCGCTTCGGTCTCGGTGCTCGGAGCCCTCCATGCCACTCCCGCGGTCAAGGCCGCTCTTGCCGACAGAACGAGGTAA
- a CDS encoding response regulator — MSTFRDGREGCRALLTDVNLGDGISGWELARRIREITPDFPVLYMTSASAPDWESQAVGGSILIEKPFAPAQLAAAVAQLLGGARSPG, encoded by the coding sequence ATGTCTACCTTTCGTGACGGCCGCGAGGGGTGTCGGGCGCTGCTCACGGACGTCAACCTGGGTGATGGCATCAGCGGATGGGAGCTCGCGCGGCGGATCAGGGAAATCACGCCTGATTTTCCCGTGCTCTACATGACGAGCGCCAGCGCGCCGGACTGGGAATCGCAAGCCGTCGGCGGCAGCATCCTGATCGAGAAGCCGTTTGCGCCGGCGCAATTGGCCGCCGCCGTCGCGCAGCTGCTCGGTGGCGCGAGATCGCCGGGTTGA
- a CDS encoding PRC-barrel domain-containing protein, with product MAMEDRETFSLIGSDKVEGTNVYGAGGEKVGYIERVMIDKVSGKVSYAVLSFGGLLGIGDDHYPLPWQALKYDTNLGGYVIGITQDQLRGAPKYADESSWNWSDPATARSVNAYYGVPVA from the coding sequence ATGGCCATGGAAGATCGCGAGACGTTCAGCCTGATCGGAAGCGACAAGGTCGAGGGCACGAACGTGTACGGGGCCGGCGGCGAAAAGGTCGGCTACATCGAGCGCGTCATGATCGACAAGGTCAGCGGCAAGGTGTCGTACGCGGTGCTCAGCTTCGGCGGCCTGCTCGGCATCGGCGACGATCACTATCCGCTGCCGTGGCAGGCCCTGAAATACGACACAAACCTCGGCGGCTACGTCATCGGCATCACCCAGGACCAGCTCCGCGGTGCCCCCAAATACGCCGACGAGAGCAGCTGGAATTGGAGCGACCCCGCGACCGCGCGCTCCGTGAACGCCTACTACGGTGTGCCGGTGGCTTGA
- a CDS encoding enoyl-CoA hydratase-related protein, with protein MPSNVSVERLDGSILKIGIRQDNDRVELSSVIGLGRLMYMLDHDDALRVAVLYSQGADFVGGVLDAESWAPVLRTGRFPEIQQFVNPVGTIPPRREKPLVVAVHGKCQGAGHELFLAADVRVAASNTVFAQPEVTRGHFPAGGAPISFVREAGWANAMRYMLTGDEWDADEAYRMGLVQFVTPPGRQLDRAIEIARKIIRGSSAWHSSDHEFGAPCAQRRSGSRVRGAVPRTCSSCAERRS; from the coding sequence ATGCCGAGCAACGTCAGCGTCGAGCGGCTAGACGGCTCAATTCTGAAGATCGGCATTCGGCAGGACAACGACCGCGTCGAACTGTCGAGCGTCATCGGCTTGGGCCGTTTAATGTATATGCTCGATCACGATGACGCTCTGCGCGTCGCGGTGCTCTATTCCCAGGGTGCCGACTTTGTCGGCGGCGTCCTTGACGCCGAAAGCTGGGCACCAGTCCTACGGACCGGTCGCTTTCCGGAAATCCAGCAGTTCGTCAATCCGGTCGGCACCATCCCGCCGCGTCGAGAGAAGCCACTCGTCGTCGCCGTACACGGGAAGTGCCAAGGCGCCGGCCACGAGCTTTTTCTTGCTGCCGATGTCCGGGTTGCCGCAAGCAATACCGTATTCGCACAGCCGGAGGTCACCCGCGGCCACTTCCCGGCCGGTGGCGCACCGATCAGTTTTGTCCGCGAAGCGGGTTGGGCGAATGCGATGCGTTATATGTTGACAGGCGATGAATGGGACGCCGACGAAGCATACCGGATGGGCCTCGTTCAATTCGTGACGCCGCCTGGTAGGCAACTCGATCGGGCCATCGAGATCGCTCGAAAGATCATCCGCGGCAGCTCCGCTTGGCATTCGAGCGACCATGAATTCGGCGCACCGTGCGCTCAGCGAAGGTCAGGAAGCCGCGTACGCGGCGCTGTTCCCCGAACTTGCTCGTCTTGCGCAGAGCGACGATCATGA
- a CDS encoding fumarylacetoacetate hydrolase family protein has translation MPNANTHADFVLPPPPQASVAVHNSTARFPVRRIICVGRNYAAHAREMGRDPDREPPFFFMKPADTVVDDGTTVPYPPQTRNFHYEIELIVAIGQGGTDIPVARALDHVWGYGVGIDLTRRDLQLQAREQGRPWDWGKGFDLSAPIAPLRPVSEVGHPYAGRIWLAVDGALKQDSDISKLIWPVPDIISICSQSMVLKPGDVIMTGTPEGVGPVQRGQVMTGGIEGLGEIRIPVEQGC, from the coding sequence ATGCCTAACGCCAACACTCACGCCGATTTCGTCCTGCCTCCGCCGCCGCAAGCCTCCGTCGCGGTTCACAACAGCACGGCGCGCTTTCCGGTGCGCCGGATCATCTGCGTCGGCCGCAACTACGCAGCGCACGCCCGCGAGATGGGGCGCGATCCCGACCGCGAGCCGCCGTTCTTCTTCATGAAGCCCGCTGACACGGTCGTGGACGACGGCACCACTGTTCCCTATCCGCCGCAGACCAGAAACTTCCACTACGAGATCGAGCTGATCGTGGCGATCGGGCAGGGCGGAACGGACATCCCCGTCGCGCGCGCGCTCGATCATGTCTGGGGCTACGGCGTCGGCATCGATCTGACCCGTCGCGATCTGCAGCTTCAAGCCCGTGAACAGGGCCGCCCCTGGGACTGGGGCAAGGGTTTTGATCTCTCGGCGCCGATCGCTCCGCTGCGACCGGTCTCGGAGGTCGGCCATCCCTATGCCGGGCGTATCTGGCTTGCGGTCGACGGCGCGCTCAAGCAGGATTCCGACATCTCAAAACTGATCTGGCCCGTGCCGGACATCATCTCGATCTGCTCGCAGTCGATGGTGCTCAAACCCGGCGACGTCATCATGACGGGAACGCCGGAAGGCGTTGGCCCCGTGCAGCGCGGCCAAGTGATGACAGGAGGAATCGAGGGGCTGGGCGAAATCAGGATCCCCGTAGAACAGGGCTGTTGA
- the gtdA gene encoding gentisate 1,2-dioxygenase, translating into MSKQAIMAPTADTPERRAFYDKIDKSNLTALWLSLADLVTPEPKSACRPASWRFDEIRSFMLEAGGLITAKEAERRVLVLENPGLRGQSKITTDLYAGVQLVMPGEVAPAHRHTQSALRFILEGEGAYTAVNGERTMMHEGDFIITPPWAWHDHGNPSSDPVFWLDGLDIPVIQMLDASFAEHLDVDEQPITRPIGDSDARYGHNLLPVDHRGGGGASPVFNYPYARTREALERLRRSAAWDPCHGLKMRYTNPITGNHAMATMATFIQLLPKGFATAAYRSTDATVFVPIEGRGRSVISARSGEDVTVEWAKRDIFVVPSWHRVRHESASGDAVIFSYSDRPIQEALHLFREDRGNA; encoded by the coding sequence ATGTCCAAGCAAGCCATCATGGCGCCGACCGCCGATACGCCGGAGCGGCGCGCCTTCTATGACAAGATCGACAAGAGCAACCTGACGGCGCTGTGGCTGTCGCTGGCCGATCTCGTGACGCCCGAGCCGAAGAGCGCCTGCCGGCCAGCCTCATGGCGGTTCGATGAGATCCGCAGCTTCATGCTCGAGGCCGGCGGTCTCATCACCGCAAAGGAAGCCGAGCGGCGCGTCCTGGTTCTGGAAAATCCCGGCCTGCGCGGGCAATCCAAGATCACCACCGATCTCTATGCCGGCGTGCAACTGGTGATGCCGGGTGAGGTCGCGCCGGCACACCGCCATACCCAGTCCGCCCTGCGCTTCATTCTCGAAGGCGAGGGCGCCTATACGGCGGTGAACGGCGAGCGCACGATGATGCATGAAGGTGATTTCATCATCACGCCTCCCTGGGCCTGGCACGATCACGGCAATCCCAGCTCCGATCCCGTGTTCTGGCTGGATGGTCTCGACATTCCCGTCATTCAGATGCTGGATGCATCCTTCGCCGAACATCTCGACGTCGACGAGCAGCCGATCACGAGGCCGATCGGCGACAGCGACGCCCGCTATGGCCACAACCTCCTTCCCGTGGACCACCGGGGAGGCGGCGGCGCCTCGCCGGTGTTCAACTATCCCTATGCACGAACGCGCGAGGCGCTCGAGCGCTTGCGACGCAGTGCCGCCTGGGACCCCTGCCACGGGCTCAAGATGCGCTACACCAACCCGATCACGGGCAATCACGCCATGGCCACCATGGCGACGTTCATCCAGCTCCTGCCAAAGGGCTTCGCCACCGCCGCCTATCGCTCGACCGACGCCACCGTGTTCGTGCCGATCGAGGGCAGGGGCCGCAGCGTCATCTCGGCGCGATCCGGCGAGGACGTCACGGTCGAGTGGGCCAAGCGCGACATCTTCGTCGTTCCCTCCTGGCATCGCGTGCGTCACGAGTCCGCCAGCGGCGACGCCGTGATCTTCTCCTACTCCGATCGACCCATTCAGGAAGCCCTACATCTGTTCCGGGAGGACCGCGGCAATGCCTAA
- a CDS encoding MFS transporter: MSPATTIDVTEIIEQARFGRLQLLILVLCAWIAMLDGFDTQAIAYVAPVIAEHWGIAMAGFGPIFGAGLAGLTVGAFILSPAADRFGRKNVILLSVLLFGLFALITARAATLNELLVYRFLTGLGLGGAMPNIIALTSEYAPKRMRALLIAIMFCGFPLGSTIGGVISAPLIASFGWHAVFIVGGILPLATLIVLFIWLPESIRFLMTRSATDERIASLLTRLDPTVSPATESRYVMPPSQAAGFPVTKLLAEGRASMTLLLWVAFFMNLLVMYFLVNWMPSLLKASGLPLNIAILSTAVLNAGGVVGAIVLGRFVDRLDPYLVLGGAYCASALFIAGIAFGSANVWTLMIATFLAGFGVVGAQIGMNALAASLYPTEIRSTGVGWALGVGRIGSIIGPVAGGMLLGFGWNAQFVVLAAAVPAVLAGLAVIALRKREPSLKLVPSAALHH, translated from the coding sequence ATGTCTCCTGCGACGACAATCGACGTGACCGAAATCATCGAACAGGCGCGGTTCGGACGCCTCCAGCTCCTGATCCTCGTGCTCTGCGCGTGGATTGCCATGCTCGACGGCTTCGACACTCAGGCGATCGCCTACGTCGCGCCTGTCATCGCCGAGCACTGGGGCATCGCGATGGCCGGCTTCGGCCCGATCTTCGGTGCCGGTCTCGCCGGCCTCACCGTCGGCGCCTTCATCCTGAGCCCCGCGGCTGATCGGTTCGGCCGCAAGAACGTGATCCTGCTCTCGGTGCTGCTGTTCGGCCTTTTCGCGCTCATCACGGCGCGCGCGGCCACGCTGAACGAGCTCCTGGTCTATCGCTTCCTGACCGGCCTTGGCCTTGGCGGCGCCATGCCCAATATCATCGCGCTGACCAGCGAATACGCGCCCAAGCGGATGCGCGCGCTGCTGATCGCCATCATGTTCTGCGGCTTCCCGCTGGGTTCGACGATCGGCGGCGTGATCAGCGCGCCGCTGATCGCATCCTTCGGCTGGCACGCGGTCTTCATCGTCGGCGGCATCCTTCCTCTCGCGACTTTGATCGTCCTCTTCATTTGGCTGCCCGAGTCGATCCGCTTCCTGATGACGCGCAGCGCCACGGACGAGCGGATCGCAAGCTTGCTGACAAGACTCGACCCGACCGTCTCCCCGGCGACGGAAAGCCGCTATGTCATGCCGCCCTCGCAAGCGGCCGGCTTCCCCGTGACGAAGCTTCTCGCCGAGGGCCGTGCATCGATGACGCTGCTGCTCTGGGTCGCGTTCTTCATGAACCTGCTCGTCATGTACTTCCTCGTGAACTGGATGCCCTCGCTGCTCAAGGCGAGCGGCCTGCCGCTCAACATCGCGATCCTCTCGACGGCGGTGCTCAACGCCGGCGGCGTCGTCGGCGCGATCGTGCTCGGCCGCTTCGTCGATCGGCTCGATCCGTATCTGGTGCTCGGCGGGGCCTATTGCGCCTCGGCGCTCTTCATCGCGGGGATCGCGTTCGGATCGGCCAATGTCTGGACCTTGATGATCGCGACCTTCCTTGCCGGCTTCGGCGTCGTCGGTGCGCAGATCGGCATGAATGCGCTTGCCGCAAGCCTCTATCCCACCGAAATCCGATCCACCGGTGTGGGCTGGGCATTGGGCGTCGGCCGCATCGGTTCGATCATCGGTCCGGTCGCTGGCGGCATGCTGCTCGGGTTCGGCTGGAATGCGCAGTTCGTCGTTCTGGCGGCCGCAGTGCCGGCCGTGCTGGCAGGGCTTGCGGTAATCGCCCTGCGCAAACGGGAGCCGTCGCTCAAGCTCGTGCCGTCGGCCGCGCTTCATCACTGA
- a CDS encoding benzoate-CoA ligase family protein, with protein sequence MTDGTDQSLAQAIVDRVPDDAASAQEIGFEIAVRYNASEILFDNLEAGRADKVAIYAATGNTTYRELCAKAAQCGNALTSLGLRRGDRVLLLLNDTASYPAVFFGAVRAGFVPMLINTLSPKDLIGFYLQDSAAAVAVIDAEYASLFDRETIAGTQLRTLVVLNGAATGEPSLEILDGDQWFAGFPPELEAAPTSRDDMAFWMYSSGSTGRPKGIVHLQHDMAYTAKSFGRHILGIEENDICFSVPKIFFAYGFGNSISFPFSVGASTVLLAGRPEPSAVLDTIARFKPTLFFGLPTLYNALLNHPRIESADLTSVRLCLSAAEVLSQDIFNEWKRRFGHEIVEGLGSTEVLHIYLSNTRAQKKTGTAGKRVPGYEIRLTTPEGEPVARGQEGVMWVRGHSNAPCYWNRPDKTAQTMREEGWIWTGDRLVEDADGFFTFVGRVDDLIKVSGQWIYPLEIELCLSEHPAIRECAVLGLELADRRMTTKAFVILRDGHAASEALTRELQDFVKAKLLPFKYPRLVEYRSDLPKTGTGKIDRQQLRSAPLDA encoded by the coding sequence ATGACCGACGGAACCGACCAGAGCCTCGCCCAGGCGATCGTGGACCGTGTGCCTGACGATGCAGCAAGCGCGCAGGAGATCGGCTTCGAGATCGCCGTGCGCTACAATGCCAGCGAAATCCTGTTCGACAATCTCGAAGCGGGCCGTGCCGACAAGGTCGCGATCTATGCGGCGACCGGCAACACCACTTATCGCGAGTTGTGCGCCAAGGCCGCCCAGTGCGGCAACGCGCTCACCTCGCTCGGGCTTCGCCGCGGCGATCGCGTGCTCCTGCTGCTGAACGACACGGCGTCCTATCCCGCGGTGTTCTTCGGCGCGGTCCGCGCCGGCTTCGTGCCGATGCTGATCAACACGCTGTCACCGAAGGACCTCATCGGTTTCTATTTGCAGGATTCGGCTGCGGCGGTCGCGGTGATCGACGCCGAATATGCCTCCCTGTTCGACCGGGAGACGATCGCGGGAACGCAGCTCCGCACGCTGGTCGTGCTGAACGGCGCGGCCACTGGCGAGCCCTCGCTCGAAATCCTCGACGGCGACCAGTGGTTCGCAGGATTTCCCCCAGAGCTGGAAGCAGCGCCGACGTCCCGCGACGACATGGCGTTCTGGATGTACAGCTCCGGCAGCACCGGCCGGCCCAAAGGCATCGTGCACCTCCAGCACGACATGGCCTACACGGCGAAGAGCTTCGGGCGGCACATCCTGGGAATCGAGGAGAACGACATCTGCTTCTCCGTGCCGAAAATCTTCTTCGCCTACGGCTTCGGCAATTCGATCTCGTTCCCGTTCTCGGTCGGCGCCAGCACGGTGCTGCTCGCCGGCCGGCCCGAGCCGAGCGCGGTGCTCGACACGATCGCGCGGTTCAAGCCGACACTCTTCTTCGGCCTGCCGACGCTCTACAACGCGCTGCTCAATCATCCGCGTATCGAGAGCGCCGATCTCACCAGCGTGCGTTTGTGTCTCTCGGCCGCCGAAGTGCTGTCGCAGGACATCTTCAATGAATGGAAGCGCCGCTTCGGCCACGAGATCGTCGAGGGCCTCGGATCGACCGAGGTTCTGCACATCTATCTCTCGAACACGCGTGCGCAGAAGAAGACCGGCACCGCCGGCAAGCGCGTCCCGGGATATGAGATCCGGCTGACCACGCCCGAAGGCGAGCCGGTCGCGCGAGGTCAGGAAGGCGTGATGTGGGTCCGCGGTCACTCCAACGCGCCCTGCTACTGGAACAGGCCGGATAAGACCGCGCAGACCATGCGCGAGGAGGGGTGGATCTGGACCGGTGACAGGTTGGTCGAGGACGCGGACGGCTTCTTCACGTTCGTCGGCCGCGTCGACGATCTCATCAAGGTGAGCGGCCAATGGATCTATCCGCTCGAGATCGAGCTGTGCCTGTCGGAGCATCCCGCGATCCGCGAATGCGCGGTCCTTGGCCTGGAGCTAGCCGATCGCCGCATGACCACGAAGGCGTTCGTGATCCTTCGCGATGGTCACGCTGCCAGCGAAGCGCTCACGCGCGAGCTCCAGGATTTCGTCAAGGCGAAGCTGCTGCCGTTCAAATATCCGCGCCTCGTCGAATACCGGTCCGATCTGCCGAAGACCGGGACCGGCAAGATCGACCGTCAGCAGCTGCGCAGCGCGCCATTGGACGCCTGA
- a CDS encoding FAD-dependent monooxygenase, translating into MRLGRIAVLGGGPAGLYFAALWKRRHPGAHVDVFEQNPEGATWGFGVVFSDKALDFLRADDPETEEVLSARMERWRDITLVHRGERVVLDGVGFSAVGRLDFITELTERARSAGADLHFGKIVRSVDELTGYDLIVAADGINSLVRRTFEGDFKTSLSYDDNKFAWYGTTKRFETLTQTFVETEFGSFNAHHYRYSPTMSTFIVECDRATWLHAGFAEKTEDESRALCEKVFADTLEGHPLVSNKSFWRNFPWLWNDRWSHRNMVLVGDALHTAHFSIGSGTRLALEDVIALVNALDGETNSLRRALEAYEAMRRPVVEKLVKAARTSAAWYERFGEHMKLAPLDFGYSYITRSGRIDDNQLRAMSPRFMARYDAHCLVPGTSA; encoded by the coding sequence ATGCGGCTCGGTCGCATTGCCGTGCTCGGGGGTGGTCCTGCGGGGCTCTACTTCGCCGCGCTGTGGAAGCGCCGGCATCCTGGGGCTCACGTCGACGTCTTCGAACAGAATCCCGAAGGGGCGACCTGGGGATTCGGCGTCGTCTTCTCCGACAAGGCGCTCGATTTTCTGCGCGCCGACGATCCCGAAACCGAAGAGGTCCTCTCCGCGCGCATGGAGAGGTGGCGTGACATCACGCTCGTTCATCGCGGCGAGCGCGTCGTGCTCGACGGCGTCGGCTTTTCCGCGGTCGGACGGCTCGATTTCATCACTGAATTGACCGAGCGTGCCCGATCCGCTGGCGCCGACCTGCACTTCGGAAAGATCGTGCGTTCCGTCGATGAACTCACAGGCTACGATCTCATCGTTGCCGCCGACGGGATCAACTCGCTGGTACGAAGGACCTTTGAGGGCGACTTCAAGACGTCGCTCTCCTACGACGACAACAAGTTCGCCTGGTACGGCACCACCAAACGTTTCGAGACGCTGACCCAGACCTTCGTCGAGACGGAGTTCGGCAGCTTCAACGCCCATCATTACCGCTATTCGCCGACCATGAGCACGTTCATCGTCGAGTGCGACCGCGCCACCTGGTTGCATGCGGGCTTTGCGGAGAAGACGGAGGACGAGAGCAGGGCGCTTTGCGAGAAGGTGTTCGCCGATACCCTGGAAGGCCATCCTCTCGTCAGCAACAAATCGTTCTGGCGGAATTTCCCCTGGTTGTGGAACGATCGCTGGTCGCACCGCAACATGGTGCTCGTCGGGGACGCGCTCCACACCGCGCATTTCTCGATCGGATCGGGCACGCGCCTTGCGCTCGAGGACGTCATCGCGCTCGTCAACGCGCTCGATGGCGAGACGAACAGTCTCCGCCGTGCGCTGGAAGCCTATGAAGCCATGCGCCGCCCGGTGGTGGAGAAGCTGGTCAAGGCCGCAAGGACCAGCGCGGCCTGGTACGAGCGCTTCGGCGAGCACATGAAGCTCGCGCCGCTGGATTTCGGTTACAGCTACATCACCCGTTCGGGGCGGATCGACGACAATCAGCTCCGCGCCATGTCGCCGCGCTTCATGGCGCGCTACGACGCGCATTGCCTCGTCCCCGGCACATCGGCTTGA
- a CDS encoding acyl-CoA thioesterase: MFETAFTIEWGDCDEAGIVFYPNYFYWFDCTYQRWLRRLGLSQRELKRRFAGVTPLVNVGAQFVGPARYDDELVIRADVAEWQERRFRIDYKLSVGTVQVATGFEQRAWAHVTDAGGLRGASVPAEFKELLK; encoded by the coding sequence ATGTTCGAGACAGCTTTTACGATCGAGTGGGGCGATTGCGACGAAGCCGGAATCGTTTTTTATCCCAACTACTTCTACTGGTTCGATTGCACCTATCAGCGCTGGCTGCGCAGGCTCGGCTTGAGCCAGCGCGAGCTCAAGCGCCGCTTTGCCGGCGTCACGCCGCTGGTCAATGTCGGGGCCCAGTTCGTGGGGCCGGCGCGATACGACGATGAACTGGTGATCCGCGCAGACGTCGCCGAGTGGCAGGAGCGACGGTTTCGAATCGACTACAAGCTTTCGGTGGGGACCGTGCAGGTTGCCACCGGCTTTGAGCAGCGCGCCTGGGCTCATGTCACCGATGCAGGCGGACTTCGCGGGGCGAGCGTGCCGGCCGAGTTCAAGGAATTGTTGAAATGA